The following is a genomic window from Salinibacterium sp. UTAS2018.
CGGGAATGGGCTTCGATCGCGACATGAAGCGCACCACGTTTTCATCGACGATGATGTCGCTCGGGCGCAGCGGACGCGTGAGGTACAGCCCCTCAAGCCGGCTGATGCGACTGAGTGCAACGTAGGTCTGGCCCGGTGCGAACGAACGTGGCCCGAGATCGACAATCGCGCTGTCGTAGGTCTTACCCTGCGACTTGTGGATCGTCACGGCCCACGCCAGGCGCAGCGGAAACTGCGTGAACTCGGCCACGACATCTTTACGCAGCGCTTTGGTGCGCGCCGAATACGAATACTTGAACTTCTCCCAGACAGCGGGCTTCACTTCGTAGTCGCGCCCGTCGATCTCGACCCAAACGGTGTCGGCGACTTTAACCACGGTGCCAACGCTGCCGTTGACCCAGCGCTGAGTGCCGCCCTCTTGCGTGTCGTTGCGCAAGAACATCACTTGAGCACCGACCTTGAGCTCAAGGGCTTCGTCGGCCGGGTATGCGCGCCCGCCAAACTCTCCCGAGATTTGCGCTTTGGCGGTGAGCACTCGACCGGGAAGGCGGGCGAGCGCCGAGGCGTTGATGCGTGTCACGGTGCTGTTCGTGGTCGCCAGCGTTATCGTGCCGTCGTTCGGCGCGGGGCGAGCACCGACGGAATTCAGGCGGGCCGCGATCTCGGCGGTGACGCCATTGTGACGCACCGCATTGAGCATGTACTTGAACTCATCCTCATGCTGGCGGTGGATGCTCGTGAGTTCGTAAATCGTCAGGTCGGTTTCTTGCCACACGAGAGCGTCAAAGAACCAGATGGAGCGGTAGCGGTCTTCAAAGTACGCGCGTTCGTCGGGGTCACCCGGAACCGGAGCGAGTTGATACGGGTCGCCGAAGAGCACGACCTGCACGCCGCCGAACGGTTCCTTCTTGCGTTGCCGCGCTTGACGCAGACTGCGGTCGATCGCGTCGAGCAGGTCGGCATTGACCATCGAGACTTCGTCAATGACGAGCGTCTCGATCGTGTTGAGCAACTTGCGCAGTTGATCAGTCTGTTCGAGCTCGTGGTCGGCGATGACGCCAATAGGCAAACGAAACAGCGAGTGAATCGTCTGACCTCCCACATTGAGCGCGGCGACCCCGGTGGGTGCACAAATCACTATCTGCTTGGAGGTGTTGTGCGCCAAATGGTTAAGGAGCGTGGATTTACCAGTGCCCGCCCGCCCCGTAACAAAGAGGTTCTCGCGCGTCGTCTCGATGGCAGCGAAGACGGCTGCTTGCTCGGGCGCGAGGGTTATTGTGGACACTCAATCACCCTAATGCTGCTGATGGCCTCGACTGTGCCTGCGCGCCGCATTCTGTGTGCAGGAGATCTCTCACCTCAGCGGTTTAGGATGTGTGAATGCGTCGCGAGCTTGTCACCTGGTCTATCGTGCTCGGGCTGATCATTGTTGCCTTCATCACGACAGTTCTCATCGTGAACTCCACGCTGTTCAGTGCGGGTGGCTTTGTGCGCAGCTATCTCGGCGCTCTCGCCCGCCACGACATGGCATCCGCCTTGCAGATCTCCGACATCCAGCTGCCTGAAGAGTTCGGCGCTTCGTCGGATGATGGCGCGGGCGCAACCCCCATCGACACCACCGGCGCCGGCTCGATGCTGCTCGCCGGTTCGCACGATCTCTTGCGACCGTCGGCACTCAGCACCCTCGACGACATCGAGCTCGTCGACCGCACAATCAACGCGGATGGCACCGAGACCGTGACGTTCGATTTCGTTCTCGATGGAACGGCTTCCAGTTCGACCTTCACGGTTGAGCGCGATGGAACGAGCTTCGGGGTGTTCGCCGACTGGAAGTTCGTCACCCCACCGCTCGAGATCGTTCGGCTCACCGTCACGAACTCTCAAGAGTTCTC
Proteins encoded in this region:
- a CDS encoding ATP-dependent RecD-like DNA helicase; amino-acid sequence: MSTITLAPEQAAVFAAIETTRENLFVTGRAGTGKSTLLNHLAHNTSKQIVICAPTGVAALNVGGQTIHSLFRLPIGVIADHELEQTDQLRKLLNTIETLVIDEVSMVNADLLDAIDRSLRQARQRKKEPFGGVQVVLFGDPYQLAPVPGDPDERAYFEDRYRSIWFFDALVWQETDLTIYELTSIHRQHEDEFKYMLNAVRHNGVTAEIAARLNSVGARPAPNDGTITLATTNSTVTRINASALARLPGRVLTAKAQISGEFGGRAYPADEALELKVGAQVMFLRNDTQEGGTQRWVNGSVGTVVKVADTVWVEIDGRDYEVKPAVWEKFKYSYSARTKALRKDVVAEFTQFPLRLAWAVTIHKSQGKTYDSAIVDLGPRSFAPGQTYVALSRISRLEGLYLTRPLRPSDIIVDENVVRFMSRSKPIPAIQA